The following nucleotide sequence is from Vanrija pseudolonga chromosome 4, complete sequence.
cgagttGGTCGACGACTACTGAGCCCCCCTTGAGACGCATCTCCGTTGAGCGCGGAGCTCCGGAGCGCAGCACTTTGCTTTCTTGTCCTTGTGTTCCCTTCGCTCGTCCATACCTGTTATGTAGCATTCTAGAAATGCGCCGTTGGTTGTTCTCCGTTCCCGTACAATAGCAACAATAGCAAGCCGTTGAATGTCAATCCCTGTACAAATTGGTGGCCTCTTGCTTCATCTCACGAGAACCATTGTAACCGCGACGCTGGCAGCCGCTTGTTTGTTGTGTATTGTTGAGGCATCACCGCTCCGCACAGACCGCCACAAACACCGACTCACACcgttcgtcgccgccccctAATACCTCAAAGAGGGCGCTCATCCACACATCATCCCCACTTCCCACTTCCCTTTCACCCACCAACCCCCCATTCACAATGAGCAACAACGCCGCCCAGTACCACTCCCTCCGCGACGAGAACGGCTTCGTCCTCCCCGATCCCTTCAACCTCCTCATCCACCTGTGCGAGGACTCGTGCAACCGAAGGGGTCCCGGAGTCGACAAGTGTGTCGTGAGCGGCTGCCCATCCCGGCGCCTCTACCACATCCTCAACATGCGCATGCCCTACTGCTCGGAACGTAAGTGGGAGTCATCAACGGCTGGGCTGACCCCGGACCAGACCTGGACTCGATCCGATTGGACCCGGGCGGGCTCGTCGCAGCCCTTTACTTCCACGAGGGAGACGCGGACACTCGGGCCCTCACCCACTTCGTGTACGACTCGGTGCGGCGTGCCCAGGCGTTCCTGGCTGGGGAGGACTATTCCTGGGAGCTTTTCAAccgggcagcagcggccggGCCGGCGGGTCGGCCTCCGACGCAGCCTCCGACGCAGAACTAGTGGTGCTCTCCGTGCACTTGTTGTTGCTTGGATATCTCCCATGGTTGTACCTCATCTAAGTCATGCACATGTTCCGTGAACTAGTTGGCTCGCCCAGTCTTAGCCTAATGAGGGTTCATGCCTCAGGGGACAACGAAGCAATGCTGTCTTCAATACGCGCAGCAACGGAAAGACTTGAGCTTCAACATAGAAGTATGTTCTTCTGCGGTGCTCGTCATCACGGCTTTCCACTTGACTCCCCGTCGATCCAGCTCCAACTGACTCTCATACCCCCGAGCTTCGCGAGTCTCCGGGCACATGGGACCAACTACTGCCAAGTCACATTACTCCCGAGTGACATGTTGACTCGTGATGAGGTGGTGTTGATATGATGGCACTGTCCCACCGCTGTTCCTCAAACACTGTAATGTTTCTCTGTAGGTGCAACACGCCTCTGAGATAAGGACACGCGACGTCCCAGATCCAATCACGCTGCAGCATGGTATTTACAGCCTGTCTGGCCGTCACCTGTGTAACCCCACAGGCCTGTGCTCCAACTGAAGCGTATATTCTTGTAATTGCTCCACAGTCTGTATGCGTACTTGATTCCGCGTGGCAGATGGTGGCACTGATGAGGGGCTGTGATGGCTCTGGTCCGCTATCTCGcatgccaccgccgccatcacgAGTGTTTGGCGATCATCAGACCTGCTATCTCGAGGTCATCAACAGCGCGGACAGAAACATACATAGACCCCTTCCGCTATCTCTCATCGCCAACTCACTTCACCTCCTCAAACTCACCCTCCCCACCAAACCTCTACTCAACCCAACACCTGCTCACAATGGTGGTCCACAACCCCCACTGCTACCGCGTCCTCACTCACGCCTGGGCGCCCTGGGACACCCTTGAGCGCCTCCAGTTCATCCTCGACTACCAGTCGCGCTACCACTGCGAGGTGTGCCTCCCCTTCTGCCTCGTTCGCAGCTGCGGGCGCCACCGACTCGGCCGTATCGGGGACCTCCTTCTTCCTCTGTGTGGTGGACGTGAGTGCATGCGCCTCGCAGCAACGCTGACACCAGACTTTGCCCAGGTCAACTTTGACTCGGCGGACGTTTACACTTGGGCAGTGCACAACGCCAGCATGACCGGCGAGCTTGCGACCGATCTGTACGAACTCAACAACACCATCCAGGCACTTCACAACGAGTATCGTGGTCGCTACCCTCACTGGTACCTCAATTGAGGGGCACTTGATTCATAGCATCATCCGAGCCGCTGTGTCTGAATGCGTTGTTGTTTCGTTTAGTCAAGTCTTTCTTCCCTCTCCGCACCGTACAACTGCGATGAATCCTTGATACTCTCCAACAGGAACCACGCGCGACTCGCTCCCAAGCTACCACTCAAAGGTGGTCGTGCTCAAAGCTTCCCTTCGCCTCAGTATCGCCTCTGCTGCGCACACGGTGTGCGTCGTGAGAAATATCAGGtcgctcggccttgaggcgcTTGAACGTCGCCTCGGCATCCCAAGCCCACGGCGTCTTGGCGGCCTGTTCCTGTCAGCCAAACCCAAAGCCACACTCACGAAGAGAAGGTCCATCTCCTCGAGTGTGCGCTGGTTGGACTCGGGGTACAAGGCCCACACAATTGGAATGGAGAGAACGTTGGCAATTCCAAAGAGGTAGTACGTCTTCTCGCCAATGTGCTGAAAACACACGGGAAGGAGGAGCGCCTGCTGTCAGCGGAGTAATAGGACCACACTCACAAGCCAGCCGTTACCGATGCTccacccgacgacgccgagcgcatTGCCCTTGGCACGGACGGCGAGAGGCTAAGAGTCAGCAACGCCCACTAAGGTGACTTACGAAAATCTCCGCCGGGTACAACCACGGCACAGTGAGCCACGTTGCGCCAAACACGAAGGTGAACAGGAAGACCATGGACGCGGCAGCGATGCCGTacctggccgcggcggccgtgtcgccctcggcgctaACGTTGAGACCGAGGCGCGTGAATCCACCGCAGAGGAACATGGCGATGCCCTGCATCACGGAGCCCCAGTAGAGTGTCCACCGGCGGCCGATGCGGTCGATGGTGAAGACGGCGATGAGGGTTGAGAACTGACCCAACGTCAGCCTAGCCACGAGTACCACATACCATGTAGAAGATGTTGTTGAGGCCGCTGATCCACTGGGCCTTGTTGGAGTCGAAACCTGCCAGGCTGAAGATGGTCGGAGCGTCTGCCATCAGTATAGCCCTGCAGCACAAACTCACAAATGGTGACGCCGGCAATGCCGACCCACTCCTGCATGATCTGGAGCCAAATGACGAGCTGCACGCGCCGGCCAATATGCAGGTCGCCCGATCCACGGCCGGTGATCATCGAGAAGTAGCTCGTCGGGATCTTGTgggtcgtctcgtcggcgaggacggccttgatctcggcaTACTCTGagtcggcctcctccttgttcCCGCGGAGCCGATAGAGGATGTaccgcgcctcgtcgtcgcggccgaccttGGTCAGCCAGCGTGGCGACTCGGGGAAGAACCAGACAACCGCCAAGAGGACTAGCAGAAGGATGATCTGGAAGCCAACGGGGAAACGCCAGCGGAAGGGTGAGCGGCCACCGTCGATGAACGAGAGCCCGCTGGCGGTCAGCACTGCACCCGCAACGGGCTACCCACTATTCCATCCAGTACGCGACCACAACACCAAAGATGTTGAGCGTGAATTCGATCGCGATGAACTGGCCACGAGAGGTATGGTCCGACGTCTCGGTCGCCCAGACAGGCACGATGGAGTTGAGGATGCCCGTGCCCCAGCCGttgacgaggcgcgcgcagaTCATCCACTCCTTGTTCATCGCCGAGCACTGCAGGCTCGCAccgacgatggcgacgacggcaccgaaCGCGATGGTGCGGATACGCCCGTaccgctcgccgacgagcccgccgacCATGCACCCGACGAGCGTTCCGAGGTAGTACACCGACACGATGCCGCCCTGGAGGAGCGAGTCGGTAACCACGGGCGTCGGATGCCCGTCAACCATGTGCGTGTACCCGAATCCCATGCGCTTGATGTAGTCTTCCGATGTGTTGACGCCCTGGAGGTTAGGAGGCGCTGGCACGCGTACTCACTCCCATCATGCCTTGGtcctggcgtcagcgctgcTAGACAAGTCGAGCTCACATAACCGAAGAAGAAGATAGAGAGGCCCGCGACGCAGTTGATTGCGATGAGGAGCCCCCGCTTCGAAAGGCGGCGAGCTACGTTGTAGCGCGAGATGGTTTGTGGGGCCTCCATTGTGAGAGGGTTGGTGAGGGCCAACCGAGCTGCGAGTTACATGTTTTTATAACTGATATCACCTCGGATGAGGTATCGCCGGTCAATTTCGGCAACGTCAGTCTTATGTGTAGGCTATGTCCGGAGCGGATGCCCCCTTG
It contains:
- the STL1_3 gene encoding Sugar transporter STL1, with translation MEAPQTISRYNVARRLSKRGLLIAINCVAGLSIFFFGYDQGMMGGVNTSEDYIKRMGFGYTHMVDGHPTPVVTDSLLQGGIVSVYYLGTLVGCMVGGLVGERYGRIRTIAFGAVVAIVGASLQCSAMNKEWMICARLVNGWGTGILNSIVPVWATETSDHTSRGQFIAIEFTLNIFGVVVAYWMEYGLSFIDGGRSPFRWRFPVGFQIILLLVLLAVVWFFPESPRWLTKVGRDDEARYILYRLRGNKEEADSEYAEIKAVLADETTHKIPTSYFSMITGRGSGDLHIGRRVQLVIWLQIMQEWVGIAGVTIYAPTIFSLAGFDSNKAQWISGLNNIFYMFSTLIAVFTIDRIGRRWTLYWGSVMQGIAMFLCGGFTRLGLNVSAEGDTAAAARYGIAAASMVFLFTFVFGATWLTVPWLYPAEIFPLAVRAKGNALGVVGWSIGNGWLQALLLPVCFQHIGEKTYYLFGIANVLSIPIVWALYPESNQRTLEEMDLLFAAKTPWAWDAEATFKRLKAERPDISHDAHRVRSRGDTEAKGSFEHDHL